GGGACAGTGAAAAAAAAATTTGTGGTAAGTGCTTGTCTGCTTGCTGCATTGATAGGTTTATCAACACAGTCACATGCTGTCATGCTAAAAGTCACAGTCACTAACAATGCACAAGTAAATGGTTTAGCCATTACACCTGTGTTTGCTACATTCCATAGCGCTAGTTATGATGCGTTTGATGTCGGTGGTGTGGCAACTGCAGGATTAAAGAGTCTTGCTGAATTAGGCATGATAGGTCCGATAGATGCAGAAAGAGCGGCTGCCGATCCGACTTCTGTCAGTTCGCCCATTTTTCCTGATGCAGGTATGCGCCCTTTCTTTGCTGGTGAGTCTGGCTCAATGGTGTTTAATATTGCTGATCCAATGAGTAATATGTACTTTTCTTTCTTGTCTATGTTGTTACCGTCAAATGATACCTTTTTAGGTCGTGATGACCCGTTACAAATCTTTGATTTAGCTGGTAATTACTTAGGAAATAAAGTGATTGAAATAACGGGTGAAGATTTGTGGGACGCAGGCACAGAAGCACTTAACGTTAATGCTGCGCCTTTTGTTTCAGGCTCTAACCCTATGGATAACCCAGCGGATGCAGATTCTAGTATTCGTGCTGCAGAATCATTATCAGCATTTGCTGGGCTTAATCTAGCTAATGGTCAAGTACTCGATGCAAGTTTGATTGATTTTCTATCTGATCCCGCAAACTTTAATGTCGCCACTATTCGTGTTGAACAGGTTTCAGAACCTATGACCGCGGCAATATTCATGTTTGGTTTATTGGCAATGGGTGCTGCCTACAGAAGACGTAAAACCGCGTAGTTAAGTGTTTAAAAACTTGCGGTATCTACTATAAAAACAACCCTCTATGCAGAGGGTTGTTTAATTTTGTACTGACCTTGAGTTCAGAGATATAAACTAGCACCTATTCGTTTGTTGTGTAAAATACTGTTTACATTACCCCCTTGAGGTCACCATGAAAGAATCCCGCACGCTAGTATGGACAGCACTACAAAAGAAAATATTTCTACTTGTAGTCAGTCTGTTTACTCTAGTGTTTACTTTGACCTTATGGAGCATCTATCAAGCGGCTTACAATCAAGCTGAAAGAGAGTTCGTAGCCCGTTTAAATGTGGGCAAAAATGTATTCTCAAATGAGGTGGCAATTGCCAAACTGCACCTAGACTCTAGCGTCGATACCATAGCCAAAGATTGGGCGTTAAGAAGTGCAATCGGGCAGGGCCATGACAAAGCTTTTATTAAAAGTGTGTTGTTTAATCATGGTAAGCGGATAAAAGCAGATCTTGCTTTAGTGTTAGACAAAGAATTTATGTTGATTACTCAATATGGTGGTGAAGAAGTCACAGTTGATCAATCTTTAGGTAAAGATTTAGATGACTTGCAAAAAACACGGCCTTGGATTGTTATGGTAGGCAATGACCCATTTATTGTCTCTGCCAAACCTATCAAAGCGCCAGCGACTATTGGCTGGTTATTAATTGGTAAAAAGCTCAATAAAGAATTTTTGCAGCGTATTAAAGGACTTATTTCGCTAGATATTAATTTTATAGTGAGTAATAACGAGCGTGATTTTTTAGTCTTGTCCACCGCTGAAAATAACTCAATAGTTACCCAAGAATTATTAGCTTTAACAAAGGGGTTTCTCGATAAAAATCAATCGGAAGATATGCGTATCGCGCAAACCGAAGAGTTAGTTGTGATGCCTTTTGAGTTATGGAGCAAAGATCAAAATAAAATTGTCGTAGTACTACAAGACTCCATTCGAGCTTGGGTTAAAACTCGAGACGCCTTTCTATTTGAACTGGTACCCTTTTTTATTGTGGGTATATTATTAGCTTTAATTGGTTCGTTTTTTATTGCTCGTAGTATCACAAGACCGGTTGGCCGTTTATTAAATGCGGCCAAGTTAGTTGCTACTGGTAGTTATACCGAACAAATTGAAATCTCTGAAAAAAGTGAACTAGGTGAATTAGCTAAAGAGTTCGCTAGTATGCAAAGTGCCGTTATGGAGCGTGAACAAAAAATAAAAGACCAAGCAGAGGAAATCCGCCAAACCAACACTATTAAGTATCAGATCGAAATAGCACAAAAAGAGCAACAACTTGCCGCTACTGCCACCGCAGCAAAAAGCCGGTTTTTGGCTAATGTCAGCCATGAAATACGTACGCCTCTGAACTCAATTATTGGTTTTTCTGAAGTGTTAAGTGATGAAAAAGCCAGCAAACAAGATAGAACCAAAGCGGCGATTGCTATTCATAGTGGCGGAAAATATTTACTCAATATAGTTAACGACGTATTAGATTTGTCGAAAATAGAAGCTGGGAAAATCCAGTTAGAAAACATGGATACAAGTGTGTTAGGTTTGTTGGATGAAGTGAGCACTCACATGGAAGGCTTTGCACTAGAAAAACATCTACAATTTAATCTTAAATTACATTTCCCATTACCATTTGAATTTAATACTGACCCTACGCGGTTAAAACAAATATTACTCAATTTATGTAACAACGCCATTAAGTTTACAGAAGCAGGGCAGGTAGATTTACAAGTGCATTTAGATACTTACCGCCAGCGCTTTATTTTTGTGGTGTCGGACACTGGCTTAGGTATGAGTGATGAAGAACAGTTAAGATTATTTACTGCTTTCACCCAAGGTAATCAGTCAAGTAGTCGTAAGTATGGTGGCACCGGTTTAGGCTTGTATATCAGTAAACAACTTACTGAAATGTTAGGCGGTCATATTAAGGTAACTAGTCAACAAGGCTTAGGCAGCCAGTTTGCAGTGTATATGCCATGGGTCGAAGCTGAGAATAAAAAAATGATGACATCGCAGGCTGATGTAGACGTATTTTATAGTCAAAAAGTACAGCCTAGCTTAGAGGTCCCGCAGTTTGAGGGGCATATACTCTGTGCTGATGACAACGAAGATAATCGTCAGCTGGTGGCTTATTTAGTCGCAAAAACAGGGGCTAAATTAACCTTGGTAGAAAATGGCCAGCAGGCTGTTGAAATAGCCGAACATACGCCCTTCGATTTGGTATTAATGGATATGCAAATGCCAGAAATGGATGGCCTAACCGCTACTGAATTATTAACTTCTCAAGGGTTTAAGGCACCTATTATTATGTTGACTGCTAATGTCGACGCCAGTAGTAAAAAAGACGTATTAGCAGCCGGTGCCAGAGAACATTTCTCTAAACCAATAGATACACAAAGATTTTACGCAATGTTAGATAAATATCTCGGCCAAAGTCTTGATATTAACGAGCTAGAACTAGAAGAGTCTTTACCAGTTCGTACTGAGTTTGATAAGTTAATTGATAACTATCGACAAAGTTTTACTCAGAAATTAGACGCTATTCAACAAGCTTTAGGCAAAGATGATTGGCAGGATATTAAACGAATGATGCATAATCTAAAAGGCTCTGCTGGCAGTTATGGTTTTCAAGTGTTAAGTGATTTGGCAGGGTTAGTCGAAGAAAAAATAGATGTGCAAGAATGGACAGAAGCTAAACGTTACTTAACTGATTTACAATCCTGTATGGAGCAATTACATCAAGTGTCTGATACTTGAAAAAGTTTAAGAGCAGAAAGTGGCAGTTTAAAATCAATAGCTAGATACGAGCAAAAAAATTGTAAATTCGAGCAAAAGGAAAAAACAAAGTAATTTGTCACAGAGTTTCACAGAGATTAAGAATACGGCTACGCCGAAAAGTCTTGGTGTGACAGTCATTGATAGTACATGCAATATATTGATTCTATAGATATCAAATCGTTTTGTAACGGAGGGGTATAAATATCATCCTCAGGATGGTTTAATTTTGTTTTGCCCCGATAGTCGCATTGTAGGAATGCAAGAGAACTTGCGGGGGATCTCGCAGGTTTTTAAATACTATCTTGCATTGTTGCTTCTTAAGTCACAGGTTAAATTGATTCATAATTTTAATGGCCGCATTCGCTGCACCAAAACCATTATCAATGTTGACAGTTAAAATCCCAGGTGAACATGAGCCCAATGCGCTGTCTAATGCCAATTTACCTTCGCTGGATACACCGTAGCCAACTGAGGTAGGTACGGCGATAATAGGCGCCCGTACTAAGCCTGCTAACACACTAAACAGTGCGCCCTCCATGCCAGCCAAGGCAATGATAATTTTGTATTGGCGAATGTCATCTATTTTGTCCATTAAGCGCCAAAGACCAGCCACACCTAAATCAGCAAAAATAGGTGCTTGATAGCCATTAAATGCCAAGGTGCGCTTTGCCTCTGTAGCAACCGCCAAATCAGAGGTGCCAGCGGTAACAATACACACCTGTTTTTTTGTTGATAATTCAGAACCGAAATTCAGTAAAGCGGTGGCAGAGCATTGATCGTAATCCAGAACTGCCTGCAATTCAGTGGGTAATGCTTGCCATTGTTGCAGGGATAAACGAGTGAAAAGCACAGGGCTGTTATTGGTCATATTAAAACGAATAATAGCTTGTAAATCAGTATGACTTTTATGGGAACAAAATACGGCTTCTGCCACCCCTGTGCGCGACTTTCGATCTTTATCCCAAACAAAGTTATCCATGAGTAATGCCATTCAGAAATGCTGAGCCTTTTTGATACACCTTCAATCCTGAAAAAATTCTATTTTGTTCAGCACAGAAGTGACGTAATTGTTCCGACAACTTTTCTGATATAGATGCTTCAGGCAACTGATCCAATTCAATAAAAATACCTTGATGAGAAATACGGCAGCGTATTTTTTTGAAGGAAGGTAATAGCTCCCGTACTTTTTCTTCCATATGATCAATAAACAGCATGTCATCTGATTTGATTTTTATGCCAGTTTCTACTCGACTCGCCAAGCAGGGTTGCCCGGGTAATGAATGTAATTGCGATAAATTATAAAACTTTGCGATGGCATAAATCTGTTGTTTATTAATACCCACTTCAACGTAGGGATGTTGTACATTTTGTTCAACCGCCGCTGCTAGTCCTGGCCTAACGTCACCTAAGTCATCCATATTGGTACCAGAGAATATTGCCCCTTGTGTATGCTCACCAATGCGAATATACAAGTTACTTTTACAGTAATAACAACGATTTACCGGATTGTTAATATAATTTTTGTCATCGAACTCTTTTGCATCAATAACTAACATGTCCCAGCCATATTGTTTGGTATGAGCCTTCACTCTTTCTAGTGCACTAACTGGTACCGCAGGAGAATAAGCATGCACCATCTTGACCTTTGTAGTGGAGTGTTGATGGGCAATATAGGCCAGTAACATACTGTCTATACCGCCGCTCACGGCAATAGAACATTGTGGAAATTGGTCAAGATAATGAACAAGCTCTTTTACTTTATTTGTGTTCACGAATGACCTTTTTTGTTGTCTGTTTCCACTTTATATTTGACTGCTCTACGTTGACTCAATGTATCCAATGAGGTTAATTCATCATGCTCTATTTTTTGTGTCGACTCACCGTTTGGTCGCAACACACTTTTATAAGCGTACTTTTGCTGTGTGTGGGGCTCTCTAGGTAAGTAACGTCTTGTTTCAAAACGATAGCGCAGGCCAATGGTGGTGGTTTGTATAAAACAGGTATCCATTACTTTTTTGTAATGCTGGCTTGAAGCTAAAATACGCACTAATTCTACCGCGCGATTCTTTTTACCCCTCGCCGTTTGTACTGTCACATCAATTACACCTTGTTGTGATCTGAGTAAATCAAGTGACAAGGCGATTTCTTCACCGGTCATGTCATCGATATCACATTCGATAATCACTACCGTATCTTGTTGGCAGTCTTGGCTATTATGGGTATCAAAGTGCATGGCGCGCAGAATGTTTGGCATGCCTGGAAATACCTTTGTGCCTAAACCATATCCTGTGGCTAGCAACTGACCTTGAGGCGCCGGGATTATTAGCTGATGGTCGGCTAAATACCTGAGTATTGCAGCCCCAGTAGGTGTAATGCGCTCACCTTTAATATTGTCATCAAAAAATTCGAAACCGAGCAATATTTCTGCGGTGGCAGGGGCGGGAACAGGAATAAGGCCATGTTGTGTATTGACTAAGCCACCGCCAATAGGCAATTTTGAGGTACTCCAACTGCAGCTAGACAAGGCACTCAAAATAACAGCCGCTGCTACCACATCCATCAAAGAGTCCCAATCTGCTAACTCATGAAAATGCACAGCATCAAGGGTTTTATTGTGGATTTTTGCTTCTGCTTTGCCAATAATTGTTAGCAGCTCTATCGCCACTTTAATCACATCACTATTTAGTTCGCTGTCAGAGATTAACTGGCATAAATAACGATAGGTTGTTTTATGGCTATGGGTTGGGTTATGAGAATGATCATGTCTGTGAGCATGCTCATTGTGCTCACCCTCATGAATGTGACTATGTTCAGACTGAGGTGATTGTGGCGTATGAGTGTGATTGACTTCATTAAGCTGTAGAGAAAATGTCAGGCCACTGATCCCTGAATTCACTCCCACCAATACTTCTGCAGTGCCAATATTCGCTGGCACGACTAGTGCAACAGCCGAATGCACAGATGACTGTAAATCCTCAAAGGTGTCTAACATCGCACTGATAAACATGTCGCCAGCAATACCGCCAACTATGTCTAAATGTATATGAGAATTTTCAACTTTAGCTTTCATTTTTACCTATTAATAGTGCCAACTCAGATGAATGACTTACTTCTTAAAGAGCCCCAAAAACTAATAATAGGGCGCATATAGATGTTTTTCTCACCGTTTTTAAGCTATTAGAATATACAGGCTTAAGTGACTCAGTATATGGTTTTACACTGTTTGAATGTCTACTTTTCTGCCCATTACTTTTAAATTATCAGCAATGATATCTATTGTATGCATTTCAGAAACACAGCATGACAAGTTAGGGTTTTGTAAAGCCCATAAATATGCTTTAGAAAATTTAGACATACCTTGCTCGGGAATAGCGGTGTTTAACTTTTCGAGGCGCCATTCTGGCTGATCCTTTAACCATAATAATTTAGCTACTTTCATGGCTACCATACCTATTCCCGCTTGTTTGGCTTTGAACATGAGATTCTCTAGGGCAGCATGATTGGCAATATTGTAGGCAAACATAGTGATATCGTAATAATCTACCTCGATAGCTTTTGCCAAATGCCCCGTCACATCATTATGAAAGGAAACGGCTGAAGCGCTAATCAAACCTTTTTGTTTAAATTCAGCCAATACTTCTTGAAGCACTTCATCGTCCATCATTTCGGGCATAGCGATACCATGAGGGCAATGTAATACGTCTAGATGATCGGTTTGTAAACGTTTAAGTGAGTCTTCGAGTAACTTATATGCGTGCTGCTTAATTTTACCTCGCCACTCAGATTTGAAACCATACTCCTGAAGCATCAAATGTCGATAATATGTCTTGGGGAATTGTGCTTCTTGACCAGTAAAATAATTCATATGGTAACCCGGTTTCATTACCGAACGCTGCTCAATCATTGCATTGGCTTTTTTAAGCAAAGCGTCTTTTTTACCTTGTGGTAAGCCTTTTTCGATATCTCGAATTACTCTGTCTATATACCCATAGTAAAAACTTAACTTAGTCGATAGGAATACTTTGTCTCTATTACCAGACTTTTTAAGATAATTACCTATGGTCGCCTCAACTTGTCCATTGCTATATGCCGGCGCCGTATCTATGTAATTAATGCCTCGATCAATCCCATAGTCCAATACTCGATCGTAAGAGTCGTCAGTAAAAGGGAAAGTGCCAAGCACCACCTCAGAAGCCATCATTCCAGTTCTGCCCATCATTCGATAAGCAACGCCATCTTGTTTGTTTCGCCAAATAGGTTTTATCTGATCTAAAGGTTTGGGTGTTTTTTGATTATTCGTTTCTGCCAACAAGCTGGGTGTTAGCGTGAGCCCTATGGAGGCTGCAGCAGTTTTTTTAAAGAAATCTCTTCGCGAATTTGTTGGCTTAGTCATTCTATTAATCTCATTAATTTGAATATTATGTATAATACGTCATGAATAACACTTTGAACATGTCGCAATTAAACTTTATACTTTAAATATAAAATTGTTAACTTTTTGCGTCAATCAATAATGTTTAACTTACTAGGCGGTGACCTAATTGTGTATAGACAAATAAGTTTTATTGAGAAATAACCGGCCATGTTTACTGGATTATATTTTGGTTCTTTTAACCCAATTCACATAGGACATTTAGCCATAGCAAATTATATGGTCGAGTTTACCAACCTAGACGAATTATGGTTTGTGATTAGTCCGCATAACCCTCTTAAACAGAAGAAAACACTGTTAAATGAGCAGTTTCGTTTAGATATTCTGCAATTAGCGATTAAAGATGATGCAAGGTTTAGGGTATGTAATGTTGAGTTTAATATGCCTAAGCCTTCTTATACTGTTGATACTTTAGCTTATCTAAATGAGCTTTACCCCAATAAAAACTTTGTACTTGTAATGGGATCGGATGGTCTAGTCACTTTCCCTCGTTGGAAAAGCGCCCAAATAATTCAGGATAAATTTACACGCTATATATATCCGCGGCTAGAAGAAGATGTTGAGAAATACAAAGAGGAGGAAAATATTAAATTCGTACCTGCCCCCAGAATGGAAATCTCTTCTAGTTTTATAAGGGAAGCTATTAAAGCAGGTAAAGATATCCGCCACTACTTACCTTCTAAAGTGTACGATTTTATTCAAGATAAAGGTTTTTATCTCTAACATTCATCGGTACTTGATAACCGTATGAAAGAAGGGAATAACAAATTACTCATGGCTCCGTATGCTAAGCAATACGAGTGCTATTAACTCGATAATATGGAAAAGTAACAATGAACAAAAATATACAACACTCGTTTATTCGCCACCGCTATATTAGCCTTTTTTTATCCCTAACATTAATTTTATTTACATTAGAAGCAAAGGCCAAAGACACCGATGATTATAACTTGTCAGCAGCTATGTTGCCGGTTGCGCAAGAAAATATTTTTCATGATGATGAATATTTCAACTGGGGTTCAACCATTGTTAAAGGCAAAGATGGAAAATATCATTTGTTTTACGACCAAATGCCTAAAAAGCATGGTTTTTATTCTTGGTTAACCGATGGCATTGTATCTCGTGCTGTTTCTGATAGCCCAACCGGGCCGTGGACAAAAGTTCAAGAAGTCATGGGTGGAAGAGGCGATGGTCATTGGGATCAATACACAGTGCATTGTACTAAGGTGTATGAATTTGACGGCAAATATTACCTTTACTATATGTCGACAAATTCAGGCATTACGGACTTAACGCCAGCGCAACTTGAAGAAGTTCGTCACGGTAAATGGAAGCCTGATAATTTACGTGGCATGATGCGTTTAAACCAACGTATTGGGGTTGCGGTTGCTGATAATATCGAAGGACCGTGGAAACGCTTTGCTAGACCCGTATTTGAACCTCAATTACCCATTGCCAATCAGTCAAATAACGTCACGGTTACTAAGCGCCCTGAAGGTGACTATTTAATGGTTATTCGTGGTGATCAACCGGATCAAAAACCGAATGAGATTATCCGAATGCAGGCTGCGTTATTAGCAGACAACCCTCTAGGTCCTTGGAAAATGCAACATAAGCCTGTGGTAATTAATTATAATTCAGAAGATCCAGAAGTTTGGTATGACGCAGAGCGTAAGCGTTATTATAACTTGTATCATGCATTTGGTTATATGGGAATGTTAACCTCAACCGACGGTTTAAATTGGCAAAGAGCCAAACATTATAAAGTGGCTGATAAAGAGTATGTAACCACAACAGGGGAAACCGTGGAAGTTCATCGATATGAGCGAATGGGGATATATTCTGAAAACGGTAAACCGCTGGTAATGACAGCAGGAATATTTTTGAAGAACGGTGATACTCATTCGTTATTCATTCCGCTTAAACAATAGCGGGCTTTTAAAAAGCTTAAGTACATAGAGCAAAATCAAAAAAGCAGATTAAGCGTGTGTTGTTTACCGCTTGTCTCGATAACGACTTGTTCTATCTTCCGCCATCTCTGGCGGTTGCTCATTAAATTGCGGTAAAAGTTAGCGAGGTCTGAGGCGCTGGGAGGTCAATAGACAAAACATCAGCGAAGCTGTTTTTTCGGTGAATTTGATGATGACTGCTGGTGGTTACTCTTGGACTGTTGTGCCAGTTGAGCGAAGAACTGACTATATGGAGGCCTTAGAAACAGTAAGTGTCGAGCGAAATATTACCCCCTTTGCAAAATTTCTAGCTTTGTTATTGTTGGCATAGCTCTTTTTAAGAAAAGAACTTTTGTAAGATACCATACCTTACACCCTAAGCGCCCATATGAAAGGACCTGCGGTGTTAGGTTTGTTGAAAAAGGTTGGGGCGGTTTATTCTGCCCTAAATGCTAATAATCAGCTCTAAGTATTGGTTGTTATTTTTTGATCAAGATCCAAGTATTAGCATAATCAGGTAAGTGCTTATTCGCTTTGTAGTAATCGTCCCAGCCGTAATAGCTGTCGGTTAAAAAATCTAGTTGGAATAAGTTGTTATCAAATGCGCCGCCGGTATCGGCTAATATTCCCATTTGACTCACTGAAGCGCCATTGTTTAGATAGTTAATCATGACCAGCTTACCTAGGCCTAATTGGTCAACATTACCAGCAAATGTAACCCGTGGTTTTACTTCAATTTTGTTACCTATTTCGGTTCCGTAGCCCATTATTGAAGGGACTTCTGCAAAATACCAATAGCGCCCTTGTGCTGTTTTACCAATACTGTAATCGTAGCTAATACCGTTATTGCGATGCACATTAAAGTAGCGGGTTTTACCGTCAACATTTAACACCCCCGTGCCTTGTAATAACACGTCATGTAAA
The sequence above is a segment of the Paraglaciecola sp. L3A3 genome. Coding sequences within it:
- a CDS encoding spondin domain-containing protein, yielding MKYFTGTVKKKFVVSACLLAALIGLSTQSHAVMLKVTVTNNAQVNGLAITPVFATFHSASYDAFDVGGVATAGLKSLAELGMIGPIDAERAAADPTSVSSPIFPDAGMRPFFAGESGSMVFNIADPMSNMYFSFLSMLLPSNDTFLGRDDPLQIFDLAGNYLGNKVIEITGEDLWDAGTEALNVNAAPFVSGSNPMDNPADADSSIRAAESLSAFAGLNLANGQVLDASLIDFLSDPANFNVATIRVEQVSEPMTAAIFMFGLLAMGAAYRRRKTA
- a CDS encoding ATP-binding protein, with the protein product MKESRTLVWTALQKKIFLLVVSLFTLVFTLTLWSIYQAAYNQAEREFVARLNVGKNVFSNEVAIAKLHLDSSVDTIAKDWALRSAIGQGHDKAFIKSVLFNHGKRIKADLALVLDKEFMLITQYGGEEVTVDQSLGKDLDDLQKTRPWIVMVGNDPFIVSAKPIKAPATIGWLLIGKKLNKEFLQRIKGLISLDINFIVSNNERDFLVLSTAENNSIVTQELLALTKGFLDKNQSEDMRIAQTEELVVMPFELWSKDQNKIVVVLQDSIRAWVKTRDAFLFELVPFFIVGILLALIGSFFIARSITRPVGRLLNAAKLVATGSYTEQIEISEKSELGELAKEFASMQSAVMEREQKIKDQAEEIRQTNTIKYQIEIAQKEQQLAATATAAKSRFLANVSHEIRTPLNSIIGFSEVLSDEKASKQDRTKAAIAIHSGGKYLLNIVNDVLDLSKIEAGKIQLENMDTSVLGLLDEVSTHMEGFALEKHLQFNLKLHFPLPFEFNTDPTRLKQILLNLCNNAIKFTEAGQVDLQVHLDTYRQRFIFVVSDTGLGMSDEEQLRLFTAFTQGNQSSSRKYGGTGLGLYISKQLTEMLGGHIKVTSQQGLGSQFAVYMPWVEAENKKMMTSQADVDVFYSQKVQPSLEVPQFEGHILCADDNEDNRQLVAYLVAKTGAKLTLVENGQQAVEIAEHTPFDLVLMDMQMPEMDGLTATELLTSQGFKAPIIMLTANVDASSKKDVLAAGAREHFSKPIDTQRFYAMLDKYLGQSLDINELELEESLPVRTEFDKLIDNYRQSFTQKLDAIQQALGKDDWQDIKRMMHNLKGSAGSYGFQVLSDLAGLVEEKIDVQEWTEAKRYLTDLQSCMEQLHQVSDT
- the larB gene encoding nickel pincer cofactor biosynthesis protein LarB, which encodes MDNFVWDKDRKSRTGVAEAVFCSHKSHTDLQAIIRFNMTNNSPVLFTRLSLQQWQALPTELQAVLDYDQCSATALLNFGSELSTKKQVCIVTAGTSDLAVATEAKRTLAFNGYQAPIFADLGVAGLWRLMDKIDDIRQYKIIIALAGMEGALFSVLAGLVRAPIIAVPTSVGYGVSSEGKLALDSALGSCSPGILTVNIDNGFGAANAAIKIMNQFNL
- a CDS encoding LarC family nickel insertion protein → MKAKVENSHIHLDIVGGIAGDMFISAMLDTFEDLQSSVHSAVALVVPANIGTAEVLVGVNSGISGLTFSLQLNEVNHTHTPQSPQSEHSHIHEGEHNEHAHRHDHSHNPTHSHKTTYRYLCQLISDSELNSDVIKVAIELLTIIGKAEAKIHNKTLDAVHFHELADWDSLMDVVAAAVILSALSSCSWSTSKLPIGGGLVNTQHGLIPVPAPATAEILLGFEFFDDNIKGERITPTGAAILRYLADHQLIIPAPQGQLLATGYGLGTKVFPGMPNILRAMHFDTHNSQDCQQDTVVIIECDIDDMTGEEIALSLDLLRSQQGVIDVTVQTARGKKNRAVELVRILASSQHYKKVMDTCFIQTTTIGLRYRFETRRYLPREPHTQQKYAYKSVLRPNGESTQKIEHDELTSLDTLSQRRAVKYKVETDNKKGHS
- a CDS encoding aldo/keto reductase, whose translation is MTKPTNSRRDFFKKTAAASIGLTLTPSLLAETNNQKTPKPLDQIKPIWRNKQDGVAYRMMGRTGMMASEVVLGTFPFTDDSYDRVLDYGIDRGINYIDTAPAYSNGQVEATIGNYLKKSGNRDKVFLSTKLSFYYGYIDRVIRDIEKGLPQGKKDALLKKANAMIEQRSVMKPGYHMNYFTGQEAQFPKTYYRHLMLQEYGFKSEWRGKIKQHAYKLLEDSLKRLQTDHLDVLHCPHGIAMPEMMDDEVLQEVLAEFKQKGLISASAVSFHNDVTGHLAKAIEVDYYDITMFAYNIANHAALENLMFKAKQAGIGMVAMKVAKLLWLKDQPEWRLEKLNTAIPEQGMSKFSKAYLWALQNPNLSCCVSEMHTIDIIADNLKVMGRKVDIQTV
- the nadD gene encoding nicotinate (nicotinamide) nucleotide adenylyltransferase, with protein sequence MFTGLYFGSFNPIHIGHLAIANYMVEFTNLDELWFVISPHNPLKQKKTLLNEQFRLDILQLAIKDDARFRVCNVEFNMPKPSYTVDTLAYLNELYPNKNFVLVMGSDGLVTFPRWKSAQIIQDKFTRYIYPRLEEDVEKYKEEENIKFVPAPRMEISSSFIREAIKAGKDIRHYLPSKVYDFIQDKGFYL
- a CDS encoding glycoside hydrolase family protein; translated protein: MNKNIQHSFIRHRYISLFLSLTLILFTLEAKAKDTDDYNLSAAMLPVAQENIFHDDEYFNWGSTIVKGKDGKYHLFYDQMPKKHGFYSWLTDGIVSRAVSDSPTGPWTKVQEVMGGRGDGHWDQYTVHCTKVYEFDGKYYLYYMSTNSGITDLTPAQLEEVRHGKWKPDNLRGMMRLNQRIGVAVADNIEGPWKRFARPVFEPQLPIANQSNNVTVTKRPEGDYLMVIRGDQPDQKPNEIIRMQAALLADNPLGPWKMQHKPVVINYNSEDPEVWYDAERKRYYNLYHAFGYMGMLTSTDGLNWQRAKHYKVADKEYVTTTGETVEVHRYERMGIYSENGKPLVMTAGIFLKNGDTHSLFIPLKQ